The following coding sequences are from one bacterium SCSIO 12741 window:
- a CDS encoding CvpA family protein, whose product MNVLDIILVVPLLYGFYKGFTRGLIIEIASLVGLVVGIYCGIYFSDSAAEQLKNQFNLEGNTLDFAAFMVTFLVVVAGVFALAKFLEKMVNLVALKFANKMAGALFGTLKMVLILSVVLLLIEAFNQRFTFIPEDTRKQSYLYGPLAAVTPFLLPTLEDSSWYRDLIDQIPEDTPSPEDIPDVEKLPDVVDV is encoded by the coding sequence ATGAATGTACTAGACATCATTTTAGTTGTTCCCCTTTTGTATGGGTTCTACAAGGGCTTTACCCGGGGTTTGATCATCGAAATTGCCTCTTTAGTTGGTTTGGTGGTAGGTATTTACTGTGGAATCTATTTCTCTGATTCAGCTGCAGAACAGCTCAAAAACCAATTTAATCTCGAAGGAAACACCCTCGATTTTGCCGCCTTTATGGTCACCTTCCTGGTGGTGGTCGCTGGTGTATTTGCCTTGGCTAAGTTTCTGGAAAAAATGGTGAATCTGGTCGCCCTGAAATTTGCCAATAAAATGGCCGGAGCCCTTTTTGGCACCCTCAAAATGGTTTTGATTCTGAGTGTAGTTCTATTGCTGATCGAAGCTTTTAATCAGCGTTTTACCTTTATTCCAGAAGACACACGCAAGCAATCATACTTGTACGGACCGCTGGCCGCGGTTACCCCATTTCTTCTCCCTACGCTGGAAGATTCGTCCTGGTACCGGGACTTAATCGACCAAATTCCAGAAGACACTCCTTCACCCGAAGATATTCCGGATGTAGAAAAATTACCTGATGTAGTAGATGTGTAG